From Penaeus vannamei isolate JL-2024 chromosome 12, ASM4276789v1, whole genome shotgun sequence, the proteins below share one genomic window:
- the LOC138863608 gene encoding uncharacterized protein, whose product MTGVNVAGLYLDPDAHQTAEDAPDQSHVVFIPLGLGLLLLSVCLRCYSRRPCERKTAVVDPEDAAAGDLGIRRFYDPPPDYEDVASDPPPPLYSEVFRDPPGEGI is encoded by the coding sequence aTGACCGGCGTGAATGTCGCGGGTCTCTACCTCGACCCAGACGCCCATCAGACCGCAGAGGACGCCCCTGACCAGAGCCATGTCGTCTTCATCCCCCTCggcctcggtctcctcctcctcagcgtcTGCCTTCGCTGCTACTCGCGGCGTCCGTGCGAGAGGAAGACCGCCGTCGTGGATCCGGAGGACGCGGCCGCCGGGGACCTCGGGATCCGGCGGTTCTACGATCCTCCTCCCGACTACGAGGACGTGGCGAGTGATCCTCCTCCGCCGCTGTATTCGGAAGTCTTCAGAGATCCTCCGGGCGAAGGGATATAA